A single Methanocaldococcus bathoardescens DNA region contains:
- a CDS encoding peptidase U32 family protein, with protein sequence MFSIPHPGNFESLKIIVDEINKLRRINKKLRKESFEVYMGFPEFIGTGRATLYKPNFEDLAKQVAYTKKNNIRFEVVINASCIGGIHLTPKGISYINWIFSQLKNIGIDSVALSDPYLVDLAKNNGLDVNVSCIALVDSLDKAMFWDEKEVYAITLDSSINRHFDIIQEIKENVTCKLKILVNEACLYKCPMRIQHFNFFSHVNAQNIPALDDYYYNKCINLRIKKKELIIKSPFIRPEDLKHYKNLVDIFKISGRSHPIGWIKRVINAYLSERWDGNLMELLDCPRELEHFYYLDNRALDGAIEQWKSCNKLCSKCNFCKELAENALKVKG encoded by the coding sequence TTGTTCTCTATTCCTCATCCAGGAAATTTTGAATCATTAAAAATTATTGTAGATGAGATTAATAAACTTAGAAGAATAAATAAAAAGCTAAGAAAAGAAAGTTTTGAAGTGTATATGGGATTTCCAGAGTTTATAGGGACTGGAAGAGCAACTTTATACAAACCAAATTTTGAAGACTTGGCTAAACAAGTTGCTTATACAAAGAAAAACAACATTAGATTTGAGGTAGTCATAAACGCTTCCTGCATTGGGGGAATACATTTAACACCAAAAGGGATTAGCTATATAAACTGGATATTTAGCCAATTAAAAAACATTGGCATTGATAGTGTTGCCTTATCAGACCCCTACTTAGTTGATTTAGCCAAAAATAATGGATTGGATGTTAATGTCTCATGTATTGCCTTAGTTGATAGCTTAGATAAAGCTATGTTTTGGGATGAAAAGGAAGTTTATGCAATAACCTTAGACAGCTCAATAAATAGACATTTTGATATAATACAGGAGATTAAAGAAAATGTAACCTGTAAGTTAAAAATTTTAGTTAACGAAGCTTGTTTGTATAAATGCCCTATGAGAATACAGCACTTTAATTTCTTTTCTCATGTAAATGCTCAAAACATCCCTGCTTTAGATGATTATTATTACAATAAATGCATAAATCTAAGAATTAAAAAGAAAGAGTTGATAATAAAAAGCCCATTTATAAGACCAGAGGATTTAAAGCATTATAAAAACTTAGTTGATATATTTAAAATATCTGGAAGGAGTCATCCAATTGGGTGGATAAAAAGAGTTATAAACGCCTATTTAAGTGAGAGATGGGATGGTAACTTGATGGAATTGTTAGACTGTCCAAGAGAGTTAGAGCATTTCTATTATTTGGATAATAGAGCTTTAGATGGAGCTATAGAGCAGTGGAAATCATGCAATAAATTATGCAGTAAATGCAATTTTTGTAAGGAATTGGCAGAGAACGCTTTAAAGGTGAAAGGTTGA
- a CDS encoding DUF5402 family protein: protein MKNKILNDREEIEKFFIKLLGREIFISEMDVFASKCSCVGIMLTVRGLFIDDVEIFKEKILNKLEDLAKSYNIGDDWIFIRVLPGSDDVINIGVRELCDICREEYKFKKPRPDLISLKI from the coding sequence TTGAAGAATAAAATTTTAAATGATAGAGAAGAGATTGAGAAGTTTTTTATAAAACTTTTAGGTAGAGAAATTTTTATCTCAGAAATGGATGTCTTTGCCTCAAAATGTTCCTGTGTAGGAATAATGCTCACAGTTAGAGGATTGTTTATTGATGATGTTGAAATATTTAAAGAGAAGATTTTAAATAAGTTGGAGGATTTAGCTAAAAGTTATAATATTGGAGATGATTGGATATTTATTAGAGTGTTGCCTGGAAGTGATGATGTAATAAATATTGGAGTTAGAGAACTCTGTGATATTTGTAGAGAAGAGTATAAATTTAAAAAACCAAGACCTGATTTAATCAGCTTAAAAATTTAG